tgttgatagtagtattttgatttttggttagattcggagcttttggagaccgagtccagagacgagggtatcccggagtaggattttacgctgttaaggtaagtaacagttttaactctggctttgagggtataaacccagagaatttgatatcgtgtgactgtttggaggtgatacccacgctaggtgatggACGTGTGGGTTTATACCTTGAGGGATTaaaacttggtccgtcccatgaggcctcatggccatcatctgtgtttacgtagttacttgttgttgaacttgtctgccttcatgttagagatcatgtttaggctttattcatgctcatattatttgtactcagtcatagaaattattgtacatgtttacctcagtctctattatttgctaatatgttgtgatacttgatgtgggttgtgttcccttatttattgatgatggtgaggctagtgaggtacatgattgagtgaggccaagggcctggttgtgaggatattaatattatagcgcgtgagttattcgcgtagcacgtgagttgaccgtacgggtccaggtattgataccatagcgtgtgagttgtccgtgtagcacgtgagttgaccgtgtggatccaggtattgatatgatggcacgtgagttatccgtgcttagcgcttgggctttgggagcccctccggagtctgtacacaccctcagtgagcacagagtgttgagtgttttgagtgttgagtgttgagtgcaagtgatgagtgatggagtgacactgctgtgaggttgtatttatttgtgttgttgctgcatttaccttttaattttccttgtagtcttGCTGATTTATAAAATTACCTGTCTActcctgtttgtacttaattgtaaaaataaataattggactgttttacttagctcgtcactactgctcagttccttagttatttctgttattactaagtcggttgtactcatactacaccctgcactttatgtgcagatccaggtgagttagaaggcggcgatcgttgagttcaggccggctatctttggagactgcaaggtagttgTTAGCGTCcgtaggaccttgttactccttttgtgatttcttcttttggacagttagacagtttatatatcttagttcatagttttagatgctcatgacttagtgacaccccgatatttggggctcgttttcgtatttttctatattacatttagagttgatttagtttatgaaaaatttaaatgttgaaatattttattaaattcttataatcggtttagtagtaatattttgggaagtaggcttgccttgtaacacgataggtgccatcacgaccatggttagattttgtgtcgtgacagcGCCACATCCAAAGGGAGGTGCCGTGGttcatgctatttgcagatgatattgtattgactGAAGAGACGCGAGATggtgtgaacgcgcaattagaggtataaaggcagaccctggagtctaaaggtttcaagttgagcaggaccaagacagaatacttggagtgtaagtttagtggcgagactcaaggaggggaaggggaggtgaggctggactcgcaggtcatccctaggagaggaagttttaagtaccttgggtctattatttagAGGGATGGgtagattgatgaagatgtcacacattgtattggggcgggatagatgaaatggagactcactTCCGATATTTTgtatgacaagaaggtgccaccgaaacttaaaggtaagttctacagagttgtggtcagaccaacgatgttgtatggggctgagtgctGGCCattcaagatcgctcatgtccataagatgaaggtagcagataTGAGGATGTTGAAATGGATGTGCGGGTATACCAGGTTAAATatgatcagaaatgaggttattcgcgacaaggtgggtatGGCCCCTATTGAGAACAAGATGCGGGAAATGCGGCTTAGgtagtttggtcatgtgaggaggaggagcacagacgccccagtgaggaggtgtgagagattgATATTTGAGGGCCtatggagaggtagaggtaggccaaagaagaggtggggagaggtgattaagcaagacatggcgcagcttcagctgaccgaggacatgacccttgataggaaggtatggaggtcgaggattagggtagtagagtaggtagtctagggTGTTCATAATAGTaatattggcacgcagtctcgctttctgttggtagtaggtttttatgactaaccgttattttctttcattgttgatcaccttattatgttgttgtttttattctactttaatatggctttttggtactgtcccttcttatTTATATTTCCATTAATGTGGCTtatactttcctgagccgagagtctattggaaacagcatctctatcctcacaaggtagggataagatctgggtacacactaccctccccagaccccacgatgtgaaataatactgggtatgttgttgttgttgttgttgacaagaacaaagagaaaaagaagaggaagaaaagaATAACAACGAGAAAAAGAAgataagaaaaaggaaaaagaataagaaattctaaaatgaaaaagaaaatattagaGAAAAAACTACTTCAGTATAAATAATCCAATTAGCAGTTGACATGTGTATAATTTGGAGGGGTCAAATAATTAGGACAGGTATATTATACCCAAATGTAACGACTAAAACGAATAGCCACGTGGCCCAATCATatgtttccaacgcattaaaagAGGACCCCACATACTATGCCGTTAGTGGGGTGGGTAATTTTAAGCCTAGAAATAATGTTGTGTGTATATAGGGATAGTTTTAGCCCTTTTTGTTAGAACTATGGGCCTCCCCGTCTACTACTCCACCTCCTCTACTACTCGACCTTAAATAACTACAATTTAGATACCTTGGCTCgtttcaaaataatagaatgatagaTGAAGATGTTACTTATAGGATTAAAACTGGATGGTTGACATGGAGAAGTGCTACCGAGGTGTTATGTGATAGAAGGATGCCTACCAAGGTGAAATGTAAGTTCTATAGAACAGCTATAAGACCGACTATGTTATATGGTAGTGAATGTTAGGCGGCTAAAGTACAATATATTCACAAGATGAGTGTTGCCAAAAAGCGAGTGTTAAAATGGATACGTAGTCACACTAGATTAGATAAGATTAAAAATGATCATATTTGCCAAAAGGTGCAAGTAGCACACATTGAGTATAAAATGAGAGAATGTCGCTTGAGATGGTTTGATCATGTCCTGCGTCGACCTGCAGATGCACCGGTCCAAATGTGCGAAACTGTGGCGAGGGAGGTACTAAAAGGGGGACGGGTTAAGACCTAAAATTACATGAAAGAAATTTGTCTCAAAAAACTTACAAATCATTGGAATCAATAGACTTCACTGAAGATAGGGCACAATGGAAGAGAAAAATCCATATAGGTAATACCTACTGGTTGGGAATAGGTTTTAAACTTTGTGTACATACATACACATATATATTTCTTACTTGCACTTTTATTTAATTTTGGTAATTATGATAATAGAAGTTGAGTTAAATGAAAGGAATGAGGATTCATATCGCCGATCCCAACTTGATACTTGCACTTTTACTTGCATGGTTGTTATTGTAGGAGAAAACATCCAACAGCAGAATTAGCAGATCCAAACAAAAAGAAAGTAACCCACATCCACCAAGCAAATTATTTtagaataaaagaaaacaaaaagttAAACTGCACGGCAACAATGGCACAACATATCAATTCTTTCTTCATAACGAAAAATTTCTTAATAATGCTGACTTCTTGGAATGCTTCCAAGAAACAGGGgaaacaatagtgaaatgccaagAGAGAGACAATAGAACCCTCTGTTGTTGTGCCGCTAATGTTTTATCGTCCATTGAAACTCGTGTATTTAATCATAAATTAGTAGGCCTCCcaatcttccaaaattttgaTGTTCCGCTGATTACTCCTTCCCGAATGCCTCAGTATTACAATAATCCCTTAGGCAAATGGGTAATGCACAATTTTCATGAGTATTTAGGAGTCTATCCAAAATTCAGAAAAATAGAAGTTTGCTCTTCTTTTTCTGCCTTTCCACTGACCACCCTAATGTACATTAATAAAAAAAATGGGTGGATCCGTTTCCAATCTCAAAATCCTATAGGTTAGTACCAACAAAATTGCAGCAGCTTGCTCAATTTGATTCCTTGACAGAACCTGAAGATGACTCTTCATTTACGAAATCCTTGCTGATTGACAAACTTGTCTGACTTTCTTGGTAACTTTCTTCACTGGTGCCAGCCCGATTTTTGCTGGTTCTTGGCCTGATGTTTACACCCATGGGAAAGGGCACCTGCAAAACAAGGAAAGTGAGACCTCAAGCACCTTTTAATTTCCCTCAGATACAGATCACATAATTTCAAAGTGAAACCAAGCACTAAGGCAATATCAAACTGATGCTCCAACCACAAATTGGCAAAAGCTTAGGGTGCGTTTGGTATGACGGAAAATGCTTTCCCAAAATGTATTCTGGAAAATGAGTTATTTTCTCACAGCCAAATACCAGAAATATTTTCttaagtaaatatttttttttttcagaagAGATAACATGACTTCCCTCACTTATGTTTTTCCTTAATAGCACATTAAAATAGTTGCCAAAGTTAAAATGTGTTTGATAGTGACAGAAAATAACATTCCtatcataccaaacacacccttaatcaTTAGGCAAGTCACCAGAAACAAATGAAACTATAAAAGCAATGGCCGCTTTTGATAGAGTTGTGCTCATACCTGATCACCAGCATTAGGGCCATCAGTGTGGAAGAGGATTGGGCGGCACCGCTTATCTTCATTCATGAGGCTAGAATTCTGGAAGTGAGCAATGAGTGCAGCTTTTCCCTGGATACGAGCATATGCAAGTGATGCCACCTTCTCACTATTGAACTTTTCCCATTTCTTTCCATTGAATGCCTGCCAAATAAATACTCATGTTTTACCGTAAAAGAAGCAACAACAATTGGAAGTAACCCTTTAATTGAATTGAACTAATTTGCTCAGGGTACAAGAACCACATACATGATAAAATGGAACAATAAGGGAAGGATCAGTCATGTTGATAAAAGCGTAACCTACATTGCACTTGTTCTGCAACAAAACAAACCGAAGTTATACAGAATAGAAACAAGATACAGAACACAAGAAAGCTTTCAGCATGGGAAAAGCGCTTGCCTTGAAATCAATTGGTAGATAGATGAAATCATACATTCCTCTGTGACGTTCATCAATTGCAGCCAAAAGCATTTTTGAAGTGTACCTAAAAACCCACCAGGAGAAGTTAGAACATGGCTGATGGCACACCATCGCAAATTTTGAGaacacaaaaatacaaaaaatactaTCCAATAGCTGAAGAAGTTTCTTGCTATGAGAACAGATAGACAATCTTTATACTCAAAAGATGACACTGATCATAACTTGAAACCTTAATGTTCTTTTTATTCATCCCATGCAGGTATACAAGCAATGAAAATTTGcaacaaaaatataataataaatatggtATGGTGACCAGATGCATTGGTATTAATATCAATGGTCTACAAATTGCAACTAGAAAATCTTTTTGATAAGTTACAACTAGGAGATATTTGAGAAAATTTCAGAAATATTTCAAGGCATTAAGCAAGATAAGTAATCCCTCAACATCAAACAGCTTTTACTATCATGTATATATCCGGTCAAGTTAGTTTTTAAGAGTAAACTCAATAAACATCATCTCAAACTAGTGAAGAAACTAATGGATTAGTAATCCCTCAACATCTTAAGCAGCATGTTTCCATATTAGCGAATAGAAGGAATTCAGGTATAAACTTAAATATCAATTAATAATAAGACAGTGTCGTACTTGTTAGGAATGTTCTTTATCATTAGGGTCGTTCTTTTATCTTCCCCTCGTGCAATCCGATCAACGTCCAGTTCAAACTGCTTCTTGTTGTCAGTCTGATTCGAACTGCCTTCATTCCGACGACTCCTCATCCTTTCATTTGGAGAATCAAATGAATTGATCATAGGAATTATTTGACCTCTACCGGGAAACATCAAACTCCTCTGATGATGGGAATGCAATCCAACATTACTGGAAGACATTGACAAGTCTATACAGCTACCACCAGTGCGAGGGAAAACGTTATGAGGAATAAACTCCAAATGATGTGGTGAATTTCCAGAAATCCTCATACTGCCCAGAGAACCTGGGTGAAAACCAGATGCATCAGGAGATTCTCCTGCATAGGCATGCCTTCTATCCCAGAGAGAGAGGGAGGGATTAACAGAGGGTGCTGAACCCACATGATGGTTGTTTATTGGTACAAGTGCATTCAGCATATGGGCGGGAGCCCTTGGAACAGAATGCAGTTGTTGAGGGCGAGTAGCACAGACTCCACCTACAAATGTTGGTGAGTTTGGCCACATCATGCCTTGAGGCTGAGGTTGATGTGATTTACTCCAGATGTACTGGTGCCCAGGAGAAGGACAATTTACATTTCCATTTGGAGTAAAACCTGAAATGAACAGAAATAGCACACAGAATATCAGAAAATTTGGATGACAGTTGTTTCTATTTTATTGGCCCCTGTTCTATAAGGTTGGGGGAGGGGTAATGGGAGTTATACCCTTACAGGTACAGTTACACTCTCAGTTCCATTTAGATATTAGAGATTCacataaaaatgaaaaaggaacaTATCAGAGAACTGGCTAAGATGGAAGCAAATCGCTTCCATCTTTTTCAGGATTACAACCTAACTATTGCGGTCAGTACAATATTCATCCTTGCAGAGAAAGAAGACCCGTGATACGGAACTTCTTACCTTCACTTAGTTCAACCGAATGCCCATTAGAGCCAACTCTGGAAAACTTTCGGTTTTCTGATTCTACTGGCCTGATATTCATAGTTGCAGAAATGCTGCCCGGAGAAATGGAGGAAGCTCCATGAGATAAACCATCATGATACTCTGGAAGTGAATGAGGATGGAGACCTGATGTGCTGCTAAACTCAAAATTGATTCGGCTCTGCAGGTGGCCAGTTTCACCAACATTGGCTTGGTTGCCCTTAGATTCCAACCTCAACAAGCTGTTAGGAACACTGAATGATAATCCACAGTCAAATGCATTATCCAGATAGGAATTAATGGCAGAACCACTGGCTGTTTGTCTTCCCAGAATTGATCCATTTTCCATACTCGACGAATGTCCTCCGTGTGGAAGTGCCCCTGAAAATTTTTAACCAAGTAAAGTGAACATATAATTTTTCTGCAAGAACAATAATGCAAAGAATGAAGAGTAATAATACCAGAAAATCCAGTTGCTAAGATGCTAGGACTATTCTGCTGCAAATACAGACCAGGTTCATCTTGCTCCAGCTCAGAAGGAAACTGTTGCAACAACCTGCTGTATTCAAACAAAGGCTCAGATAACAGTGTGAATCAGTTAAAAGAGAAATAACAGTCCAAACTTGGCAAAGAGTTCAAATTTGTGAAGCCTATAGAATATGGATAATTGGTCTACTTCAGCTATAAAATATAATTAGCAAACAGCGTTCTACAAGaacactccccccccccccccccgcggtTTTTGGAAGAAAGGGGAATGGAGGGGTGTTTCCAAGAAGAGCTAAGGAAAGCGAAATGTTAAAGATTCGCACCGTCTAGTACCACCAGGATGGCTTGCTTCAACTTTTATCCGCTTCCCTGCAATGTCACTCCTGTTTAATGCACGAAGAGCAGCTTCTGCAGCTCTAATATCATAAAACTCTATAAATTTGTGATGGCTTCTATGCGGAGTCTCACGGATCTTTTACAAGATAAGGGGcaaaaaaaagaagacaaaaatcaGCAATTCCCTGACAAAACAATTGAATGCAAAGAGCTAGTAGTCTAGCTTACCTCCTTAATCTCGCCATATACACCAAATATTTGACGGAGTTCATCATTTGAAACAGAGGAATCAAGGTCGAAAACCAGGAGAGTGCCTTGGTTGACATCTTTTTCTGATGGATTGTCCTATCAAAAATGATCAGAAAAGGAGGATTGATAATTGTTGCTTGTTGACTAAGAAACATGAGATGCAGAAAACAAATCTAGCTCAGGAAATACTGCCAATGGATGATCTTTTTGATATATTGCTCGCATACGGGAGATAAACAAATGTAAAACATTTGTAGGGCCAGTAATCTCTGAAACAGGCAAACAGTTAGATATACAAATGGGAAGGACCAAGAAAGATGAAGCATACATACCTTGGGAATAGAGAAATGTATGTCTAGCTTCCTGTGTCTCAGCGGTTTGTTCTGAAGAGCTTTCATGGCATGCTGTGATGCTCGAATATCATAATACGAGATCATAACAAAACCGCGATGCTTGCATGCTGTATATAGCATGTGAATATCTCCATATTGCTGTTCATAAGAATCAAACACAGCAATCATCACCAATCAAAACATACAACTTCTGTTCTGCTTTTAATTTTCTCTTTTAAGAGGATAGAGAAAAGTTTCTGGAAAATGTAGACCCAATGATAGACCACTCTCACCTCAAAAAGAGTTTGTAATTCAGAATCTTCAACACTGCTGTTTATATTTCTTACAAATAGTGTTCTAGATGGATTTTCCCCAGAAGGGTGCTTGCCACGAATTGCAGCACTAGAGCCACCCTGCAGAGTATAATTTCCAGCAAATTCAGAATTTCGTTGTCCTGGAGAGGAACTATCTTCTCCTAGATCCATCCCTCCAACACTACTGAAAAGATCAAGATCTTCAATGTCATCACCAGCATTGGGTTGGCCAACATAGTCAAGCCCATCAGTTACTCCAGCAAGCAAGTCATCATCATCAGGGAGAAGATTTCCAATAGCGTGGGCCTCAAGTTCTTTAAGGGACTCAAAAGGTTCTTCTTCATAGTGTGAGTCAGCTGCACCAACAGAATGACCATGTGGAGAATTATTGGTCGGCAATCGCACTGCATGACAAAATCCCAACATCAACTCCTCTACCTTTGACAGAAAAGCCGaagaaaataaaactaaaaaaaatagataAGGACGGATTGGATAAATAAGTTATCCACCTACAACAGCATCACAGGAGAAGCAGTGAAGTACTGTTTTTGACAGCCACTTAAAGCATCAATGGGGCAAAAATTTGCCAAAATAGTGGCAACACTTGGAAACAATGTAATATGTCAAGGCAGTAATAGGACAGAAAAAAAGTAAGACATACATTTTCTACTGAATAATTCTGATAATGAGCTCGAGAAGAGACCATTCTCATATTGACCACCCATTACGCTAATTCTGTCACCTTCAGCTGGAAAAGATGTCAGGTCAGCGCTGAGAATAGATCTTACACCCAGGTTATGATCAAGAGCTCTAGGTAAAGAGTGAGATGCTCTTTCCACTCCAAAAGCATGTTTTTCTATGATGCTGTTAA
The DNA window shown above is from Nicotiana tomentosiformis chromosome 8, ASM39032v3, whole genome shotgun sequence and carries:
- the LOC104105488 gene encoding protein MEI2-like 4 isoform X2, giving the protein MPSQMRERQGLSPSSYFSEDLCFHDERQVGFWKTNSLQNYHGIKGDDALQRAAVRSSPLETHISLGSPMAKNFEHHGSYLKQDKKVNSIIEKHAFGVERASHSLPRALDHNLGVRSILSADLTSFPAEGDRISVMGGQYENGLFSSSLSELFSRKLRLPTNNSPHGHSVGAADSHYEEEPFESLKELEAHAIGNLLPDDDDLLAGVTDGLDYVGQPNAGDDIEDLDLFSSVGGMDLGEDSSSPGQRNSEFAGNYTLQGGSSAAIRGKHPSGENPSRTLFVRNINSSVEDSELQTLFEQYGDIHMLYTACKHRGFVMISYYDIRASQHAMKALQNKPLRHRKLDIHFSIPKDNPSEKDVNQGTLLVFDLDSSVSNDELRQIFGVYGEIKEIRETPHRSHHKFIEFYDIRAAEAALRALNRSDIAGKRIKVEASHPGGTRRLLQQFPSELEQDEPGLYLQQNSPSILATGFSGALPHGGHSSSMENGSILGRQTASGSAINSYLDNAFDCGLSFSVPNSLLRLESKGNQANVGETGHLQSRINFEFSSTSGLHPHSLPEYHDGLSHGASSISPGSISATMNIRPVESENRKFSRVGSNGHSVELSEGFTPNGNVNCPSPGHQYIWSKSHQPQPQGMMWPNSPTFVGGVCATRPQQLHSVPRAPAHMLNALVPINNHHVGSAPSVNPSLSLWDRRHAYAGESPDASGFHPGSLGSMRISGNSPHHLEFIPHNVFPRTGGSCIDLSMSSSNVGLHSHHQRSLMFPGRGQIIPMINSFDSPNERMRSRRNEGSSNQTDNKKQFELDVDRIARGEDKRTTLMIKNIPNKYTSKMLLAAIDERHRGMYDFIYLPIDFKNKCNVGYAFINMTDPSLIVPFYHAFNGKKWEKFNSEKVASLAYARIQGKAALIAHFQNSSLMNEDKRCRPILFHTDGPNAGDQVPFPMGVNIRPRTSKNRAGTSEESYQESQTSLSISKDFVNEESSSGSVKESN
- the LOC104105488 gene encoding protein MEI2-like 4 isoform X1 encodes the protein MPSQMRERQGLSPSSYFSEDLCFHDERQVGFWKTNSLQNYHGIKGDDALQRAAVRSSPLETHISLGSPMAKNFEHHGSYLKQDKKVNSIIEKHAFGVERASHSLPRALDHNLGVRSILSADLTSFPAEGDRISVMGGQYENGLFSSSLSELFSRKLRLPTNNSPHGHSVGAADSHYEEEPFESLKELEAHAIGNLLPDDDDLLAGVTDGLDYVGQPNAGDDIEDLDLFSSVGGMDLGEDSSSPGQRNSEFAGNYTLQGGSSAAIRGKHPSGENPSRTLFVRNINSSVEDSELQTLFEQYGDIHMLYTACKHRGFVMISYYDIRASQHAMKALQNKPLRHRKLDIHFSIPKDNPSEKDVNQGTLLVFDLDSSVSNDELRQIFGVYGEIKEIRETPHRSHHKFIEFYDIRAAEAALRALNRSDIAGKRIKVEASHPGGTRRRLLQQFPSELEQDEPGLYLQQNSPSILATGFSGALPHGGHSSSMENGSILGRQTASGSAINSYLDNAFDCGLSFSVPNSLLRLESKGNQANVGETGHLQSRINFEFSSTSGLHPHSLPEYHDGLSHGASSISPGSISATMNIRPVESENRKFSRVGSNGHSVELSEGFTPNGNVNCPSPGHQYIWSKSHQPQPQGMMWPNSPTFVGGVCATRPQQLHSVPRAPAHMLNALVPINNHHVGSAPSVNPSLSLWDRRHAYAGESPDASGFHPGSLGSMRISGNSPHHLEFIPHNVFPRTGGSCIDLSMSSSNVGLHSHHQRSLMFPGRGQIIPMINSFDSPNERMRSRRNEGSSNQTDNKKQFELDVDRIARGEDKRTTLMIKNIPNKYTSKMLLAAIDERHRGMYDFIYLPIDFKNKCNVGYAFINMTDPSLIVPFYHAFNGKKWEKFNSEKVASLAYARIQGKAALIAHFQNSSLMNEDKRCRPILFHTDGPNAGDQVPFPMGVNIRPRTSKNRAGTSEESYQESQTSLSISKDFVNEESSSGSVKESN